TGGTTTGCGTCTTGGCTGGCCCAAGTTCTTCAACTCTTTTCTACATCTACATCAATAATTTGTTTCTCTCCTTGCCTACTCAGATAACATCTTCAACTTTCGTGGATTCTTCATCCGTCACAATGTACACCACTACTGCCCGTGTCGTTAAGCCAAAGCTGTCCTTGAGCATCTCTGCTGTGCAGAATGCTCCACGGCCAACACTGTCGCTCAAGTCACCAAGTGCTCTTCCTCGCACGCCTGTCTCGCCAATCTTGGCGGCGAGCCCGACCAGCAAGATATTCTCCCTACTGCAAGTTCCAAGCTATGCATACACGAACTCTTGCTCATCGAAGAGCATCCTTAAGAAGCAGTCGTCCTCGCGCGCTACCACTGTTGATAAGCGTATTAAATTCAAAGCGACACCGACTGTTCACTGTGTGACCCCCATTGAGAACCCAGACGAATATTACGGCAAGCACATGAAGATGTCACGAGAAGAGCGCCGGTGGACAGTTCGACAGTGATATCAAGCTCGAGATTTGTATCGCTAATGACTGTCCACAGCTGGAGTAATGGAGAGTGATCAGGTACTTCTGAATCGCTCGGGGTTTATATCTTGCTTTTGCAATGATATCACGCCCTACACTCGGATCTCTTGTTGAACAACTCGATCCACACAGCTCCTCGCATGCCCGGCAATTGACACTCTCAAACTGCCAGATGAAGTCCTAGAAATGACGGAACGCTGAATGAGAGTGCTCATCCAGCAAATCTCAAGATGGGTTTCTAGATGGTCATGCCTGCCACTCGCGCTTTTTGCTAGCCCCAAATTCGTCAGTATCATTGATCTGGGCTGACTTGGCCTTTGGTGCATACTGTACACTCTGTTCAAGGGAGAACGATATCAGTGCCTTGGAGATACAATATATTAATGACGTTATGATGGGATCTGTAttgatgattttgattttttgatTATAAACGTTTTAACCTAGCCATTCATTACTGCAAATACAACGGTGCTATGAGCCGTATATTGACAACCTCGATTCCAATACCAAGTAAATACCAGTAGTAGTCTTTGCGATGAGTCCGGAGCTCTCCTAAGTCACTATAGATTGCTGTTTTGGTATCTGTTTTAGGGCTCCATTTGAGGGCTTCTCCGGCCCGTGCACGTCCGGTCTTTTTCGCCCCTGCCGCCGGTCGAATGACAAGCAGGTTATCAATGTTATTCCTAGTAGTTCCTGCAGCGAATTTTCGCAGATCGGTGCTAAATGTGAGGAAGTGCTTGACTTCCCGCCGTGGCTTGCTCACGTTGGCAATCGAAACGTCATGGTAAGCGGAGGTAAACGTCCGTCCGAAAAAAAGCTATCCAACTAACTGGTTGCCAACAACAGTGACGATACCTCGGTAGCTATCGTCGAGAAAATAAGGAAAGACCCCGGAAGCGCAGCCAGAATACATTTTCTTGAAAATATAACTGCCGACACGCGCGCGCATCGCGGAATTCACCCCATTATCGCCCTCGAATCCCACCAAGACAATCTCGCAACCCTTGTACAGAAAGCTCTTAATTATCTACCGGAGTCAAAAACAGGCGATGGAATCAAATTGGCGGATGGGACTCGTCGCCGCCTCCCCGATTTCATTTCCGCCACACGAGGCCCCGGAATGCGGTCAAATCTGTCCGTTGGCCTCGACACTGGAAAAGCGCTGTCGGTTGCATGGCAGATCCCTATGATCGGAGTGCACCACATGCAGGCGCATCTTTTGACACCTGGACTCGTATCATGTCTGGAAAATGAAGCCAATGTGGAAACAACCGCAACGACACCCGAATTTCCTTTTCTGTCCATCCTCGTCTCTGGAGGCCATACAACTCTAGTTCATTCCTATGGTCTCACAGACCATAGGATTCTTGCTACAAGCGAGGATATAGCCATTGGGGAGGCACTCGATAAATCCGCACGAGACATCCTACCTGAGTCTTTGCTTCAGGAAGCTCAAAGCACCATGTACGGCAAGAGTCTGGAGCAATTCGTTTTCCCTAATGGCAAGGCCGATTTTGAAGATTACTCGGCTCCAGAATCTCGGGGCAAAGAAATAATCAAGCGCATAAGCGATTGGGGCTGGTCTCTTACGACTCCATTTGCGAATACGCGGATCATGCAGTTCAGCTTCTCTTCGATTTCGAGCATGGTCGGGAAGATCGTTGAAAGCAACGATACGAACTTTAATATGTCAGATGCAGAGCGTGTCGATCTAGGCCGGGAAGCCATGCGCGTATGTTTTGAACATCTTGCCTCGCGCACTGTTATCGCTCTAGAGACTCTGCGGCCGCATAATAATGGCAAAAACGAGATCAAAACCCTTGTTGTCAGTGGTGGTGTTGCCGCCAACCAGTTCCTCATGAAGGTGCTCACTTCATTCTTGGAAGTGCGCGGCTTTGGCAATATCAAGGTAGTTGCTCCGCCTCCATATTTGTGTACCGACAATgcggccatgattggatggGCGGGCATTGAGATGTTCGAGGCTGGCTTCCGATCTCACCTCAGCTGTCGTCCTGTACGGAAATGGACCCTTGACCCACGGGCCGATGATGGAGGTATCCTTGGCCCGAGGGGCTGGATCCAAGAGTGATTATTGCATTAGGATGGCTACCTGCTTTTATATCAGTGACATACCCTCTCTACATTATAGCGTTTGTAAAATAGTGCAATCTCATCCCAACAAATTTCTCGATACAGCGGATGAATCGCAATGAATTAACttttgaaaaaaaggagTCATAGTGCATTATGGACATGTAAGACCCAGAATCATCAGAGACGCCGATGCCATGTAGCCTCCCGAGTCCACTCATCACCCATGCATGCTCCACAGTAGGGTATCGAAGATGCGCCGTTGCAACCCATGAAAACGAACCAAACTCGCGACCGGCCGACTGTGCAATGCAAGTACTTTGAGATAATGAAATCATAATCGTGACGGTTAGCCGCCGACAGGGGGACCGCTTCGCTGCAGCGAAGCAACCTGTTTTCGAAGCTCCAGGAAGAAGTCTTTCCCATTTGCCATATTTTGGGCTGTAAATATGGTTATTATGTGTTCAAGGGCATGCGGTGATCGAAGAAAGACTGTACCCTTGGAGCCCCAGGCAGTAGATCGTTGGGCAGGACCGTCTTTAGACTGAGATTTGTAGGGCATCGACAGCTTGGTTTCTGTATTGATGGCGCATGGGTTAGGCTTGAATAGATATGGAGGTAGCGATAAGACGTACCGTGAGGCCCTGCTGTATTGTAGAAGCCTGGTTAGCCCTTGTACTTGCGGCTTAGGTGCACATTCATACCTTTCAGAACGTTCTTAACCTCTGCGTTGTTGAAGCCCCGTACAGGGACATGCTGTTCCTGCGGTGGGTTAGATGCACCCCAAGCACCATTGTTATCACGTGCGCTTCCCTGTCCTCCTGATTTATCACGGCTGTTCGAGTTGCGCTGCGATGCCTGGCGACTGGGTCCACCCCGCCATCTTAGGAAGGCAATAACAATCAGGGAAGCTGAAGAGCGAGGTGTTTTGGAGTGGATAACGCGTACCTGTTGTCGCTGGAACCGCTCATGCTGTGAGTATAtgtgaaaagaaaagaaaattcCAAAGTTCGATCGAAAGAATAAAGTCGTAAATAGCTCGCACGAGACAGCTTTGGATGTTATGTCCCTTCAAGTCCAGATTGGCGCCTCAGGCCAACAGGCCCAGACAGCCGGGGCGTCTCCGCCTTGACCAGATAGCCAAACACCCGCGCCTCGCAGCTTCCACGGGCTCTGGCGTCCTTTGCGTCCTTTGCGTCCATTGCGTCCATTCGTTTCTAGTTTGCTGTCGCATGACTTGAGACTGCCACTTTGGTCTTTTCGGAGGCGCTGCTTGAGTCGGCCTCTGAACGCGACCTGCAGTCCGATTAACAACTACCATCCCCAACGAGCAACATAAACACCCGAAAGCTCGCTCTTAAATTATGGCACCGAGTGTCCGAAATTCAATCTCTGGTCGTCCATCACGCAGTAAACCTAGGTCATCTCTCAAAACATCCAACAGCGGCCCCTTCGATTCCCCTGACGGCCCTCCTTCAAAGAAACGAAAGTACGTTCCGGGTGGTCctggaggaggaggaagattcATCGATTTCGACGttgcagctgcagctgccgCCGCCGCTGCTCAAGAACCCCCCAAGAAAAGTAATCCCCGACGCCACTCCGCAAGTGCTCGAAGCCGTCTACCACGTGAGATGGACCAACCATTCTTAGCCCCTCCACCGCCACCTCCCATCataccaacaacaccaccctCTATGTCGCGTCCAAGGCGCGACAAGAACCAAACCCGCGGTCGGTTCACCTCTTCCACGGCCGCCGCCCTTGCTCTTCAACAAGGCGATGGGTACAAGCCACGCGAAGAACGCGGGTGGGAAGAGTTTCATCCCGACTTGGACATCGATGGCAAAATTGCTGTCTTCACGTCTGAAGAGGTCGATGCCCCAGATACCTCTGCTCCTATCCTGACTCTGGAGTCACTGGCTGGTGCGACTGTCTCGGACCTTTCAGGATCACCAGTCATCATATCTGGCGAAATGGCTTCTCCAATCCCAATCAAACGCAGGCCAGGCCGCCCCCCTCGTCGCCCCGAGGCCATTCTTAACGCCCTTCTTGCCCAGCAGGGAAAAAAGATCATACCTCCCCCAGGCCCTAACCCCCGTGAGAAACTAACATTACCCAAGCCGTCGTTCAGACTACGTGACCCTTTCACATTCTATGAGAAGAAGGGTGTCGGTCACCAAAACTATGTCGATCGGACCATGGCAAATGTGGGATACCAGGAGAGCGATCTCTTCCTCCGCCATGACCGGCGGTTTATTCGAATGACTGAAGGCACCCAAGAAGATGACCTCGATGTCATTCAACCCACCACGACAGATGGAGACGTTAGCACCACAATTGGACGTGTCGAATATGACATGGATGAGCAGGATGAAAAGTGGTTGGAAGAATACAATGCCAAGCGTCGTGAAGATCAGCTTGAACCCATCAAGCCCGCCGTGTTTGAGATTACCATGACCAAAATCGAAAGGGAGTGGCATGCCCTTGAGAAGCGTATCCCCAAGCCGAATCCCAAACCCCCACAGACCGGACGTTTTCGCTCTAGCTCTGCAGCTGCGGTCAATGGCGAGACTGCTGGACCAGGTGAAGAACAAGACAGTAAGTGTGCTATCTGTGATGATGGCGACTGTGAAAACTCCAATGCAATTGTTTTCTGCGATGGTTGCGACCTCGCAGTGCATCAGGAGTGTTATGGTGTTCCTTTCATCCCAGAAGGTCAGTGGCTTTGCCGCAAGTGCCAGTTGCTGGGAAGAGGTTCCACCAATTGTATTTTCTGTCCAAACACCGAGGGTGCATTCAAACAAACAACCTCATCTAAATGGGCTCATCTGCTCTGCTCTTTCTGGATCCCTGAAGTTTCTATTGGTAATCCATCTCTAATGGAGCCGGTGACCGATGTCGAAAAGGTTCCACGCAGCCGTTGGAAGTTGAATTGCTACATCTGCAAACAGCGGATGGGTGCATCCATTCAATGCAGCAACAAAAACTGCTTTGTAGCCTTCCATGTCTCATGTGCACGCAGAGCTCAACTCTATCTTAAGATGAAGATTGGCCATGGTCTTATGGACTCCCACCTTCTCAAGGCTTTCTGCGACAAGCACGTTCCTCCTGACTGGCGATTGGAGCATGGCACCGATGCTGCAACTGCTGACGCTATCGAATACTACCGCAATACTATGCAAGGTAGACGATGGGGAGACAGCCAAGCTGCAGCGCTCTCAATGGGCCCGGCACACCCAAGTGATGGAGGAGAAGAGGATCGTACCCTCACCCCTCGCCTGACCTTAACGGTAGGCGGCAATAAACGGAAACGTGTTCCCAGAACAATCTGGAAGCTACCCTCCGGTGCCCCAGTCATTCCACAGGTTGTGTTAAATTCAGTGATTGCCTCTCTTGGGCGATTTACGGTTCGCCAAAGGAAGCAATATGCCGAGGATGCATCCAAGTATTGGACATTGAAACGAGAGGCGAGACGTGGAGCAGCATTGCTCAAGCGACTCCAGTTGCAGTTGGAGACCTTCTCATCTATGGAAATGACACGAAGAGACTATGTTGCAATGGGTGTTCCCGGACACAAGCGCCTGGAGCGTCGCATTGAGTTTGGTGAGCGACTTTACAAGGACCTCGATCGATTGAAGGTGCTATGCGACGAAGTGAAGAAACGAGAGAGGGAGAAGTTGAAGGATGCAGAGATGCTCCGTAATATCGTCGACCTTGTATACTTCCCTACGTTCCCACTGCTGTGGCCAATATTTGAGAAAGCTCAACTGTAAGATATGCCCATCCTATTCTTTCAACACTTATGCTGAATTTATTCCAGGCTCGATGGAAAGGGTGTGTTTGCAGCAGGCTTGATCTCAATCCGACAAAGGCTCAACGAACGCTTCTATCCGTCTGTTGCTGCCTTCTCTGCCGATTTGGCCAGTCTTTTCACCTCAGAAATCGGCGTGGAGCCCGCTGGCGATACCGCGGAACTCCAAGCTCAGATCAGTGGTCGCGCCCCGGAGCTCAGCCTGGAGCAACGGGAAAAGAGAAAGTTGGCAAAACGGATAATCAAAGTCATACAGCCTTTCCTGGAAGATGCAATCAGGAAAGAAAGCGAGCTCAACCGAAAACCATTCGAGAAGGAGTTAAAGGAGCTGGATGTGATTCTTGATCACAGTGTGATGTCGCGCAATGGTGACTCTGTCGAGCCGGAAGGTGACACTGAACTGTCTGGTCACCCTGATGCTATGGAAGGAGTTGAAGAAATTCTTCCTATGACGGAGCTTCCATTGGAAGCCCAGCCTAGATATGAAGAACACCCTGAAGTAGAAGAGCTGCCTCCCGCTGAAGACACCATGAGGAGTGTTCCGACCTACTATCGACATCCAACGCCTGTCTTGACCGAGCAAGACCAGCAGTTACCTTTGGCTTTGGGTGGCATTCAATGGTACATGCAGCCATTCGACCCTGTCGGTACAACTGTTCACGAGGAACGGTGGACTGGACGGGATGTCATGCGTGGAATGAGTGAAGAACTCAGCGAACTAGATGAGGATGAACTCGAAGGGTTGAAGGACTTGGTTGATGATGGAGACCTGCAAGGCCAGACCACCAGCACCCCAGCTGCTTCACAACATCACCCCCGTCGGACTCGACGTTTGCGAGGCTCACGATGATCACTTTCTGGACATGATTCGTATGGAATTCACGAATTTGATTTTAGCGCATTTGAATTTTAGGAGTTAATTTTTGTATGAATATCTGTAGTAGTTCTAGAGCTCATAAAGCTTTGTTATGGCGATTGCTTCGGTCTTGGCACAACTGTTTGTCATAGTCAAGGTACCCCCTGCATGAAGTTGTATTTTCAAAAGAAATTGAAATCCCAGAATTTTcttctccatatccctccAAATTCACCCAATTCACCAAAATTCCACGCGGGTTGCACTGCTGCCTGATTCCTCGGGTGTGAACTTCCCGGTGCTTAGCGTCCGTTCTTATCAGCTTTCCgacttctctttcttccttcttccaaCCTACACCTTCGGTCCCTTCATCATGGCGGACTACGACAACGATTCCAGCCGCTACGCGGGTAGGTTTTTTCTGGAATAATCTCGATGCGCTCGAAAatattgacctttttttCAATAGACGAGCCTCGATATGAGCGCGAGCGCAGCGCCTCTCCTCGCGATGAGCCTAGAGCCGACCGCGACCGTGCTCGCAGCCGCTCCCCCAATGGCCGCTCTGATGACAGGTACGTATTTGTCTAATCTGGGATAAAAATTCAATGCTAATCAACCCACAGAGCTCCTCTGGCTCGTAAGCCTctcgaggaagaagatgaaggtgCCATTAACTCTGGCTCCAACCTCTTTGTCACTGGTATTCACCCGCGCCTGACCGAGTCCGACATCTCGCGTCTGTTCGAGAAGTACGGAGACGTCGACAACTGCTCTATCATGCTTGACCCTCACACCAAGGAGTCCCGTGGATTCGGTTTCGTGAACATGGTCACCGCCGAGCAGGCTGATGCCGCCAAGGAGGGTCTCCAAGGCGAGGTCATTGAAGGACGCACCCTGAGCATCGAGAAGGCTCGTCGTGCCCGTCCTCGTACCCCTACTCCCGGAAAGTACTTCGGTCCTCCCAAGCGTGGTAGGTTACATCATTTCTTCCCCTTGCACTTCACATCAGCtgactctttttttctttcttctagATGGCCCAGGTGGACCCCCAGGTGGACctggtggtcgtggaggtgGCCCCCGTCGTGACCGTTACGATGACCGCCGTGGCCCCTCCGGTGGCGGCTGGCGTCGTCGCGACGATGACTACTCCCGCTACGGTCGCTACGACTCTTACAACGATCGCCGTGACTATGGCCGTGATTACGGACGTGATTATGGCCGTCGTGACTACGgtggtggcggcggtggcggCCGTGAGTATGGTGGTCGCCGTGAATCGCGTGACGACTACGGATACCGCGGTGGTGGTGACCGCTACGGCGGTGGCCGTGATGACCGTTACAGTCGCGATGAACGTCGTGGAGGTGGTGAGGAATCTCGCGGCGGTGGCGGTGGCTACTATGATCGTGATGCCAACCCTCCTAGCTTCGATGCTGCCGGCCCTCCCCGTGAGGCTCGTGACCCCTACGCTGGTGGCGGTGGACGTTCCTACGAAGGTCAAGCACGCAGCAGCACTGGCGGTGCTCCTGgtggcggcggcggtggcGAGGATCGGTACGCTGGCAGGTAAAGTGTCTCCCCTTGCTTTCTAACCAGAACAGAGACTGGCCTTTGATGTCTCCTGGTTCCTGGTTCCCATGTTTCATCAACTTGCCCACTCCCTTTCCCCTTTTCTTTGTCTCTGGGATTGTTTTAATGCGGGATTTGGGCGACGGGCCACGGGGCGTCGCTGTCTTTGTTTTTCAATTGCTCTCGGCTCgacgatttttttttaaaaaaaaagaaaaactgGAGCGCTACGACCCGGCAACTTCATCGGTGCAGACTTCGGTCGCTTGATGATGTGTCTCTTTATGTCTGTTCGCGACGCAACTTCGGGGAAAAAAACTTCTAGCAGCAAAGGGTCAGAAAATTATGCGCTGTAATTCGGTTATCTCAGGGTCAGCAAATTCGTCACAGCTACAGCTACACCTTCACCTCCACACCATCTCCAGTAACGGCTCGATTGTATTCGACTTCTCTAAACAACTGAATGATCAACCATTCGCCCAATTCAAAGCCGTCGACTTTGCGCTTGTAGTTTCAACCCTTTAAGACTTCTGGCATTTATCGATTTGGATTGTTGACAATGCCATTGAAGGTGAGATGTGTTTCGCAAGCTGACCCATCtagcttcttttttggatTTCTTGTTCAAGCCCGAATATTTGGTCGGGTAAGACATACGCACTTATCCTATCTAGGAATCTCTGTGAAGTTTCCAAACTTGAATGTCTATATCGGTTTCCATATTTGGATGGTACCGTGCGCTTTCTGCAAGAGCTTGGCTTGGTCTGGAGCCCCCACATGATTTTCATACGACTTCGAAGAATGTGGGCATCCCAAGTTTCCCCCATGAGTCGTCTCTTGTCCAAGTCCCTCCGCCCACCGTCTTTAAATCCTGGATTGTGTGGATTTTCTTTGATCACTGAAACCCAGGTCTTTAACAAAGAATAATTCACACCCGAATACTGGGACATTTCTGTTGTCTGGCCTTCAATAAGCCCACTCTGTGTCTATACACCTCGCAACTATAGCTGACCGCTTAATTAGTTTCTATCTTTGAGGACGTGGGACTTGAACAATTTGGCCTATCTGATTTGGCATGAGGGATATCACAACAGAGTACTCGATACATGAATAGATGTTCTTCAGTCGGTTGATAGATAATCACCACCTCGGTTTTTTAGACATCATTCCATTCTCATTGTCTTTCCTTTCTGCTGTTGATCTTCTATGCCCACTAGCAAAACAGCTGTAGACATTGACCGGGGTATCATATGGTGAACGTCTTGGTGCACATCAAAGTCCACCCACAAGCTTTCAACCCGAAAGTCATCAATGCCTTCACAAAAAGTcaaggtaaaaaaaaaattaaaaaatcAATCCTAGAATAGCCGATCAGGCACCATGAAACGCCCAAGAAATCCCATCTCCTTTACAAGgttcaattttctttttacTCCGACTCCTTATTAGCTTCACCCTCCACTTCTTTACTCTTCTGAAGCAGGAATTCGCCAAGCACACGGAGAGGATTGGCAGGCCTAGGACAAAAAGAGTAAGACAAAGATATCAGCAAAGCCATCCAGCAGCCCAGTATAGAAAAGCTAGCTGCCCATAGTGCCCAACTCACTGTTCACGCGCAACTGACTTCATCCCGTCAAGCAGATACGGCACGACCTTCTCATTGAGATAGACGCGCGCTGGTGCGCCACCGGGACGAACCTGGCCAGCTGAGATATTGCCCAAATCGCCAAGCGGCGGGTTGGAGCCAGAGCCGTTTGTTTCGCCCATTGTAGATGTAGGGTTTGGTTGGGGCGCTGTAGTGGGGGTAGGAGCTGAAAGGCGAGTGGGTCTGAGATCGCGAGGGTAGGAGGCTGCACAGGTTAATTGAGAGCCAGTGAGGTGTAGCTTTTAGGAAGAGGTGGGAGTCGTAACAGTGGAATCGGCGAATGTTTGCGGAGCGAAAGCTGTGGAGCTCGGAGATGTCGATCCGTTGTGAGGGAGAGCTCGAGCTTACTGGCAAGAACATTTTTACATCTAGAGATTGCACTTGGGCACTTTTCGAATGCTGTCCAGATGGcatttctttctccttcCTCTTCACACCGTCTTTGGTTCAGTTCCCTTTCTATATGTTTGCCCATGCCTCTTTATCCATGTCATATGCAAACCGGACAAACAATTTAATAGAGTAGTGTCTAGCACGTGATCTCGCGTTTGAAACTTGTTCGCGAGACACGTCGTTTGTGTCTGCCTCTACTCGGAGACTCCTGTCGTTAGGACTGATTGAATCCATGGATACGAGAGATCATGTCCTTGCTGAACTTTTGGGAGACTCAACGTCCCTCGAAACGTCGGCGGACCTTTGAAAAGGTGAATTCTAGTACAGAAACAGAGATTACACCACCACCGAGTCCGAGTCCTTCAGTCACACTGGGGGAGACCCCCGTAGTGGTTGATTTAGGGATTATCACCAACAGTCAAACAGAACTCGAGAATTCCCTCCCTGCGATTAAGACCGACGAGGACGCAATCGAGGAGTATGAAGCGTTACAGAATGACACTAAAGTGGGATTGCATGTGAGGCTACGAGACGGTGTCTGGCAGAAAGGCAAAAGCTCCATATATGTGGATGCATTCAACCTGGCACTGGAGACTGTGCTGGATGAGGAATCGCATCTCTTTAACGAGGCTGAACAGGAAATCTTCACGCAGTGGCAAAGGCTATCCTACGAATCACAGTATCTGTATGTCTTCCAGTAGACCGGCATGGGATATGGTTAAAATTAATTTTTGGCCAGGTATGTCCGACTGTTCCTCCGCAAGACGTCTGCCTGGCACCGTATCAATCGGTTGAACTACTACTCCGATGTCTTGGATGTATTCTCTGTGGCCGAGGACCTACAGCGGGACCGGAGGCTGCCTGATTCCGAACTCGGGAATAGCTTCAGATTTGCGGAGGGCATAGAAGTGATCACAACGCTGGAAGAGGCTTCGTCACTTCTGCTGCTAGAGGAACTCAAGGTGTTTGCAAAGGAGGCCAAGGTTCAGGGCAAGAGCAAGAAAGAGCTGCTGGGGGCTCTTCGCGAAACAAGCCAGACCCAGACAGGACTGAAAGATACGAACAACAGAGACAGCTATTTCACTCGGAAGATATTGGACTACACCGGTGGATGTATCAGGATCTCGCCAGTGCCTCGCGCTCTCTTTGAGCGAGTGCACCTGGTATTCTATCGTTCCACCGAGTGGACCGAAAAGTCTCTCACAGCAATAATATTAGCCAAGATGACCAAACGAAACTTCCCCGAATATATCGTCTGCCGCTCAAATTCCATTTTCTCATCTAGAGAAGCGCTACTGGAATTTGAATCCGCAATACAAACCCAATTTACAGTCGACAACATCCTTGAATCAAAAAGCCCAGTCACGACCGATTCCCTCCAACAGATCATTGATCTTGCCAACAAATCCCATCCTCGATGGAAAGAACTAGTCGAGCAggaacaaaagaaagaagacagCATCTACGAAAACGGCGAAGGCGCATATCTACGCCGGTTCTCGCCGGCATGGGTGCTCACAAGAATCATCCACAAGAGTCTCCACTCGCTTGGTCGGTTCAAAGAGCATAAACGCGAGCACGAGGTGCTAGAGGAACTTCTCGCCCAACGTCTCTTCCACGCTGCGCGGCGTGGTGCATGGTATCAGCGCAAGGCGCTACTAGAAGAACACTACATGTGGGCGCTTACGTCTGCAGATGGGCGCAGCGAAGAAGCCCAGCGCAAACATTGGAAGAGACTTGCACTGCGGACCTGCGAGGCCGGACTGGAAGACCCCCTGTGCCATCTGATCTTTCACTATGACTTACAGAAGCGGATCACGAAGCTGGAAAAAGCGCTGCGGGTGGTGAAGCGTGAGCAACATGATTTCGGACACGTGATGCTAGGCAAGCCGGCTGAGCGGACAATTGAGGGTATCCGTGTTAACACGGGTGATTCTCCGCGGAAGGGGAAAGCGACTATTTGGGTTGATGAGAGGGAGGGTGGCGAGTGTAGGGTGGAGAGTATGTGCCTGAGCTGGTACCGCGATCATGGATGGAAGGGGTATCACTCAGAGGGAGGGATTGTGCGAACACTGGTAAGTCTTATCCCATACAGAGCAGCATGACAAAATCCCGAAAAATTGAGCTGACTCTCATCTTGAACACAGTTCGGCTACCTCTTCTACGATATCCTGTTTATCTACGTACCCAATGTCTTCCAGACTGCGTTTCAGACGTGCCCGCTCGATCTCCACACTGATGTCTTCTACCCGTCTCGTGCGTCGGAGATCAATCACCG
Above is a window of Penicillium digitatum chromosome 2, complete sequence DNA encoding:
- a CDS encoding Kae1/YgjD family, whose amino-acid sequence is MYTTTARVVKPKLSLSISAVQNAPRPTLSLKSPSALPRTPVSPILAASPTSKIFSLLQVPSYAYTNSCSSKSILKKQSSSRATTVDKRIKFKATPTVHCVTPIENPDEYYGKHMKMSREERRWTVRQ
- a CDS encoding Kae1/YgjD family, with amino-acid sequence MLFLVVPAANFRRSVLNVRKCLTSRRGLLTLAIETSCDDTSVAIVEKIRKDPGSAARIHFLENITADTRAHRGIHPIIALESHQDNLATLVQKALNYLPESKTGDGIKLADGTRRRLPDFISATRGPGMRSNLSVGLDTGKALSVAWQIPMIGVHHMQAHLLTPGLVSCLENEANVETTATTPEFPFLSILVSGGHTTLVHSYGLTDHRILATSEDIAIGEALDKSARDILPESLLQEAQSTMYGKSLEQFVFPNGKADFEDYSAPESRGKEIIKRISDWGWSLTTPFANTRIMQFSFSSISSMVGKIVESNDTNFNMSDAERVDLGREAMRVCFEHLASRTVIALETLRPHNNGKNEIKTLVVSGGVAANQFLMKVLTSFLEVRGFGNIKVVAPPPYLCTDNAAMIGWAGIEMFEAGFRSHLSCRPVRKWTLDPRADDGGILGPRGWIQE
- a CDS encoding Zinc finger, PHD-type; translation: MAPSVRNSISGRPSRSKPRSSLKTSNSGPFDSPDGPPSKKRKYVPGGPGGGGRFIDFDVAAAAAAAAAQEPPKKSNPRRHSASARSRLPREMDQPFLAPPPPPPIIPTTPPSMSRPRRDKNQTRGRFTSSTAAALALQQGDGYKPREERGWEEFHPDLDIDGKIAVFTSEEVDAPDTSAPILTLESLAGATVSDLSGSPVIISGEMASPIPIKRRPGRPPRRPEAILNALLAQQGKKIIPPPGPNPREKLTLPKPSFRLRDPFTFYEKKGVGHQNYVDRTMANVGYQESDLFLRHDRRFIRMTEGTQEDDLDVIQPTTTDGDVSTTIGRVEYDMDEQDEKWLEEYNAKRREDQLEPIKPAVFEITMTKIEREWHALEKRIPKPNPKPPQTGRFRSSSAAAVNGETAGPGEEQDSKCAICDDGDCENSNAIVFCDGCDLAVHQECYGVPFIPEGQWLCRKCQLLGRGSTNCIFCPNTEGAFKQTTSSKWAHLLCSFWIPEVSIGNPSLMEPVTDVEKVPRSRWKLNCYICKQRMGASIQCSNKNCFVAFHVSCARRAQLYLKMKIGHGLMDSHLLKAFCDKHVPPDWRLEHGTDAATADAIEYYRNTMQGRRWGDSQAAALSMGPAHPSDGGEEDRTLTPRLTLTVGGNKRKRVPRTIWKLPSGAPVIPQVVLNSVIASLGRFTVRQRKQYAEDASKYWTLKREARRGAALLKRLQLQLETFSSMEMTRRDYVAMGVPGHKRLERRIEFGERLYKDLDRLKVLCDEVKKREREKLKDAEMLRNIVDLVYFPTFPLLWPIFEKAQLLDGKGVFAAGLISIRQRLNERFYPSVAAFSADLASLFTSEIGVEPAGDTAELQAQISGRAPELSLEQREKRKLAKRIIKVIQPFLEDAIRKESELNRKPFEKELKELDVILDHSVMSRNGDSVEPEGDTELSGHPDAMEGVEEILPMTELPLEAQPRYEEHPEVEELPPAEDTMRSVPTYYRHPTPVLTEQDQQLPLALGGIQWYMQPFDPVGTTVHEERWTGRDVMRGMSEELSELDEDELEGLKDLVDDGDLQGQTTSTPAASQHHPRRTRRLRGSR
- a CDS encoding Zinc finger, PHD-type; translated protein: MADYDNDSSRYADEPRYERERSASPRDEPRADRDRARSRSPNGRSDDRAPLARKPLEEEDEGAINSGSNLFVTGIHPRLTESDISRLFEKYGDVDNCSIMLDPHTKESRGFGFVNMVTAEQADAAKEGLQGEVIEGRTLSIEKARRARPRTPTPGKYFGPPKRDGPGGPPGGPGGRGGGPRRDRYDDRRGPSGGGWRRRDDDYSRYGRYDSYNDRRDYGRDYGRDYGRRDYGGGGGGGREYGGRRESRDDYGYRGGGDRYGGGRDDRYSRDERRGGGEESRGGGGGYYDRDANPPSFDAAGPPREARDPYAGGGGRSYEGQARSSTGGAPGGGGGGEDRYAGR
- a CDS encoding COMPASS complex subunit Sdc1, putative; this encodes MGETNGSGSNPPLGDLGNISAGQVRPGGAPARVYLNEKVVPYLLDGMKSVAREQPANPLRVLGEFLLQKSKEVEGEANKESE